The Podospora bellae-mahoneyi strain CBS 112042 chromosome 7, whole genome shotgun sequence genome includes a window with the following:
- a CDS encoding hypothetical protein (EggNog:ENOG503NVVI; COG:Q) translates to MPYPETFTGFQVNGPETWTEFHKNEFQPKPFGDYDVDIKIEACGVCGSDVHTISGGWGEQHFPLAVGHEIIGTAIRVGSKVSLIKEGQRVGVGAQSYSCLNCRQCKNDNETYCQKQLDTYGAKWPDTGIVSQGGYSSHVRTHEHWVFPIPDALPSTVAAPMLCAGLTAYSPLVRNGCGPGKKVGIVGLGGIGHLGLLFAKALGAEVWAISRTHSKEADAKAMGADGFLATSDRDWNVPHKMTFDLIINTANSFEGFDLDAYLSLLDVHAKWVSVGLPEDDGIKVRNQTFLTNGCFFGSSHLGSRKEVLTMLQLAADKGIKTWVQEVQISKENLAETLTKLHNNDVRYRYCLTGYEEQFGA, encoded by the exons ATGCCATATCCCGAGACCTTCACCGGGTTCCAGGTGAATGGACCAGAGACCTGGACCGAGTTCCACAAGAACGAGTTCCAACCGAAGCCATTTGGCGATTACGATGTGGATATCAAGATTGAGGcttgtggtgtgtgcgggAGTGATGTCCATACCATCAGTGGCGGCTGGGGAGAGCAGCATTTCCCTCTTGCAGTTGGTCACG AAATAATAGGCACCGCTATCCGTGTGGGATCAAAGGTGTCTCTTATTAAAGAAGGCCAGCGCGTCGGTGTCGGAGCTCAAAGTTATTCTTGCCTCAACTGCCGACAATGCAAAAACGACAACGAAACCTACTGCCAAAAACAGCTGGACACGTACGGCGCCAAATGGCCCGATACAGGCATCGTCTCCCAAGGTGGTTACTCCAGCCATGTGAGAACACACGAGCACTG ggtcttccccatccccgacGCTCTCCCCTCTACCGTTGCTGCCCCTATGCTCTGCGCCGGCTTGACCGCCTACTCCCCCCTCGTCCGTAATGGCTGCGGCCCCGGCAAGAAAGTAGGCATCGTCGGGCTCGGCGGCATCGGCCATCTGGGTCTCCTGTTCGCCAAGGCCCTCGGCGCCGAAGTCTGGGCTATCTCCCGCACGCACAGCAAGGAAGCTGATGCCAAAGCCATGGGCGCTGACGGGTTTCTGGCCACGTCAGACAGGGACTGGAACGTGCCTCACAAGATGACCTTtgacctcatcatcaacaccgcgAACTCGTTTGAAGGGTTTGATCTGGACGCGTATCTGAGTTTGTTGGATGTTCACGCCAAATGGGTCAGTGTCGGTTTGCCAGAGGATGACGGAATCAAGGTCCGGAACCAGACATTCTTGACCAACGGGTGTTTCTTTGGAAGCTCGCACTTGGGGAGCAGGAAGGAGGTGTTGACTATGCTGCAGCTGGCGGCTGACAAGGGGATCAAGACCTGGGTGCAGGAGGTCCAAATCAGCAAAGAGAATCTCGCCGAGACGCTGACAAAGCTGCACAACAATGATGTACGGTATCGGTATTGCCTGACTGGCTACGAGGAGCAGTTTGGGGCCTGA
- a CDS encoding hypothetical protein (MEROPS:MER0016159; EggNog:ENOG503P0ZW; COG:O; COG:T): MHGYSSSSETDDYYSYRKHKATVPATTTTNDANKKKKKRKVPPQQRINRIWKRFSDKRFNKAVAVLPFDPVLPPSISERSNELLSAGYERAASECRRKVQKIIQECRRVNMRYRDPGWDLDWDLKMEKGHTLNTLGRTKYDLSMSTMLNPSSVVPKAVKRVHEIFEKPTFMANLSGNDVKQGSLGDCWLMASFSGLANVEDGIKRICVEYDTRIGIYGFVFYRDGEWIYSIIDDKLFLKSPCWDSPSMQRDLLQQIDREDVERVYRQTYQTGSKALFFAQCKDQNETWVPLIEKAYAKAHGDYASLAGGWIGEGLEDLSGGVTTELLASDILDLDGFWENELSRVNEEFLFGCSTGLLDGGYGDRDGISEGHAYVVMEARTLKNGTRLLKLRNPWGKTKKGIWEGAWSDGSKEWTTEVQEELGHHFGSDSVFWISYEDLLRKYQHFDRTRLFREKDWRCCQRWIGVEVPWKPQYNEKFHIKLTKESPLVIVLSQLDNRYFKGLHGQYSFRLQFRLHEQDRPDPEDYIVRSHGNYLMDRSVSIELPSMLPGNYSVFISVVGERDSEALSIEEVVKRECKKRVENEKLAQVGYAYDLAHSKAAAHLEAVKKLRKKADQKKASEARVKERRKNWEKRHLNREITKKQGRKNNKKLEAKQAAREAKKRAEEELKPKDAGVQTDISPKEEKPVEARATDVPKTDESKDAKSDGKTPGSKTEGQDTQKKEADKAAEDLAEDPAKAETEPKREDSTPVVVDDAKSSDEEGEDTPLATPSETPSLEKTEHEASGLSGDETERTPDEKEATETSKDKADDKAEDKTKDKDQAKGEDNPEQPKDEDAETPSAATSESSGTPQLTPKSDAATPDTDKAKPKDEDKAAAAASSPTSTGSPPPPPATSNPSPPPPPVQQKKPPNMYVTSDGESSASPVEDWEALYSSDDMTRKPRMAAPPPAGQAVVSKYRDETEDENEPDPWNAICVVGLRVYSKDEDLELRVVMEGGELGEGGMGEKGGVDLDNAQANAGGARSTKIHRDEESEKEEAAYEGDSEVEKRKKKERRKKKGKKSSGSESSSGSSSESGEEEQSQKDKKKEDDGMAKYPVIVQKGKGEEEYETAVESQMEN; the protein is encoded by the exons ATGCATGGCTACTCGTCTTCCTCGGAGACGGACGACTACTATAGCTACCGCAAGCACAAGGCAACGGTTCCtgccaccacgaccaccaacgacgccaacaagaagaagaagaaacgcAAGGTGCCTCCTCAGCAGAGAATCAACCGGATATGGAAACGCTTCAGCGACAAGCGGTTCAACAAGGCGGTAGCAGTCTTGCCCTTCGACCCGGTTCTCCCTCCGTCGATTTCTGAGCGATCCAACGAGCTTCTCAGTGCTGGGTACGAACGCGCTGCTTCTGAATGTAGGCGGAAAGTCCAGAAGATCATCCAAGAATGCCGAAGGGTGAATATGCGATATCGGGATCCTGGGTGGGATCTG GACTGGGATCtcaagatggaaaaggggcatACTCTCAACACCCTAGGACGCACCAAATACGACCTCAGCATGTCGACCATGCTCAACCCCAGCTCCGTTGTTCCCAAGGCTGTCAAGCGAGTCCACGAGATCTTCGAGAAGCCGACCTTCATGGCCAATCTCAGCGGAAACGATGTCAAGCAGGGTAGTCTTGGCGACTGCTGGTTGATGGCTAGTTTCTCCGGACTGGCCAATGTGGAGGATGGTATCAAGCGCATCTGCGTCGAGTACGATACCCGCATTGGTATCTACGGCTTTGTCTTCTACAGAG ATGGCGAGTGGATCTACTCTATCATCGACGACAAGCTCTTTCTCAAGTCGCCTTGTTGGGACTCTCCTAGCATGCAGCGCGATCTCTTGCAGCAAATTGACCGCGAGGACGTCGAAAGAGTTTATCGGCAGACGTATCAAACAGGTTCAAAAGCCCTGTTCTTTGCTCAATGCAAGGATCAGAACGAAACCTGGGTGCCGCTCATCGAGAAGGCATATGCCAAAGCACACGGCGATTACGCCTccttggctggtggctggaTCGGAGAGGGATTGGAAGACCTCTCGGGAGGTGTCACCACCGAGCTTCTTGCATCTGACATCTTGGATCTGGACGGATTCTGGGAGAACGAACTCAGCCGAGTCAACGAGGAGTTTCTCTTCGGCTGCAGCACTGGTCTTCTCGACGGCGGCTACGGCGATCGTGACGGCATCTCAGAAGGCCACGCATACGTCGTGATGGAAGCTCGCACCCTCAAGAATGGTACTCGCCTTCTCAAACTCAGAAACCCCTGGGGTAAGACGAAGAAGGGTATCTGGGAAGGCGCGTGGTCTGATGGCTCCAAGGAGTGGACCACCGAGGTACAGGAAGAACTGGGCCACCATTTCGGCAGCGACAGCGTCTTCTGGATCTCGTACGAGGACCTGCTTCGCAAGTACCAGCATTTCGACCGGACCCGCCTGTTCCGCGAGAAAGACTGGCGCTGCTGTCAGAGATGGATCGGCGTCGAGGTGCCGTGGAAACCTCAGTACAACGAAAAGTTCCACATCAAGTTGACAAAGGAGTCTCCTCTTGTCATTGTTCTGAGCCAGCTCGACAACCGCTACTTCAAGGGACTTCATGGCCAGTACTCATTCCGACTGCAATTCCGACTGCACGAGCAAGACCGACCAGACCCGGAAGACTACATTGTCCGTAGCCATGGAAACTATCTCATGGATCGTTCTGTCTCTATTGAACTCCCGTCCATGCTGCCTGGAAACTACAGCGTGTTCATCAGCGTCGTTGGCGAGCGAGATTCTGAGGCCTTGAGcattgaggaggttgtcaagcGCGAGTGCAAGAAGCGCGTCGAGAATGAGAAGCTCGCCCAGGTTGGCTATGCCTATGATCTGGCTCACAGCAAAGCCGCTGCCCATCTGGAAGCTGTCAAGAAGCTTCGTAAGAAGGCAGACCAGAAGAAGGCCAGCGAGGCTCGTGTCAAAGAGCGCCGCAAGAATTGGGAAAAGCGTCACCTTAACCGGGAGATCACCAAGAAGCAAGGCCgcaagaacaacaagaagctcgaggctAAGCAAGCTGCCCGTGAGGCTAAGAAGCGCGCGGAAGAGGAACTGAAGCCCAAGGATGCTGGTGTTCAGACCGACATCTCCCCGAAGGAGGAAAAGCCTGTCGAGGCCAGGGCTACTGATGTTCCCAAGACAGACGAGTCCAAGGATGCAAAGTCTGATGGCAAGACCCCCGGCTCCAAGACCGAGGGGCAGGACACACAGAAGAAGGAAGCCGACAAAGCGGCCGAGGATCTGGCCGAGGATCCAGCCAAGGCCGAGACGGAGCCCAAGAGAGAAGACAGCACGCCGGTAGTAGTAGATGATGCCAAGAGTTCCGacgaagaaggtgaagacaCCCCGCTCGCCACTCCCTCTGAGACTCCTTCTCTCGAGAAGACGGAACACGAAGCTTCTGGACTATCTGGGGACGAGACCGAGAGGACGCCtgacgagaaggaggccaCCGAGACTTCAAAAGACAAGGCTGACGACAAAGCAGAAGACAAGACGAAGGACAAGGATCAAGCCAAGGGTGAGGACAACCCCGAGCAGCCCAAGGATGAAGATGCCGAAACACCGTCTGCAGCTACCTCGGAGTCTTCGGGCACTCCACAGCTCACCCCCAAGAGCGATGCTGCTACCCCTGATACGGACAAGGCCAAGCCCAAGGATGAAGACAAGGCTGCAGCTGCGGCCTCGTCTCCCACTTCTACTGgatcccctcccccgccaccggccacttccaacccttccccaccacctcctcccgtGCAGCAAAAGAAGCCGCCCAACATGTACGTCACCTCAGATGGCGAGTCGAGCGCCTCCCCGGTCGAAGACTGGGAAGCGCTTTACAGCAGCGACGACATGACGCGCAAGCCGCGCATGGCCGCCCCACCCCCTGCTGGTCAAGCCGTCGTCAGCAAGTATCGGGACGAAACCGAGGACGAGAACGAGCCCGATCCGTGGAATGCCATTTGCGTGGTCGGCCTCAGAGTCTACTCCAAGGATGAAGATCTGGAGCTTCGTGTGGTCATGGAAGGcggtgagcttggtgagggtggtatGGGTGAGAAGGGCGGTGTCGATCTGGATAACGCCCAGGCCAACGCTGGTGGCGCCCGGAGCACCAAGATTCACAGGGACGAAGAGagtgagaaggaggaggcggcatATGAAGGCGATAGCGAGGtagagaagaggaagaaaaaggagaggagaaagaaaaagggaaagaagagcaGCGGAAGTGAGAGCAGCAGTGGGAGCAGCAGCGAGAGCGGTGAGGAAGAGCAGAGccagaaggacaagaagaaggaggacgatggaATGGCCAAATATCCAGTAATTGTACAGAAGGGTAAGGGTGAGGAAGAGTACGAGACTGCGGTGGAGTCACAGATGGAGAATTGA
- a CDS encoding hypothetical protein (COG:F; EggNog:ENOG503P3R4; MEROPS:MER0043475), whose amino-acid sequence MTILESPHSIVKTAPHSRPLKLAILLNSYRSPFIHEIRDSYIRSLSQVTHHPDTQLSFFYPADNYKQENDLPDLSRDNYDLIVIGGGNADPRKRHAWILRVHKFILDTVKNYPRQKICGICWGHQTIGMLFGGEVIDLEHPELGVTEAALTPLGQKFFGSRHHHHHHQQQHRASTSHGKVGKKVLSLQQHHRRALGTTPKGFHELLVDNQAFVSHNNAILTFQGHPEKDARCAKLRVGDAVRWYSLGKNSVSEGETGSSESEEEERVTMLGKIQRDMERQHDGVEVWGRVLDWVREGSSGAGHEILHGGGVHL is encoded by the coding sequence ATGACTATTCTAGAATCCCCCCATTCTATCGTGAAGACGGCACCCCACAGCAGGCCTCTCAAACTCGCCATCCTGCTCAACTCGTACCGTTCACCCTTCATCCACGAGATTAGGGACTCGTACATtcgctccctctcccaggtCACCCACCACCCGGACACTCAACTCTCTTTTTTCTACCCGGCCGATAATTACAAGCAGGAGAACGACCTGCCTGATTTGAGCCGGGACAACTACGACTTGATCGTCATCGGGGGCGGAAACGCCGAcccgaggaagaggcatGCGTGGATCTTGAGGGTTCACAAGTTCATTCTTGACACGGTCAAGAACTACCCGCGGCAGAAAATTTGCGGGATATGCTGGGGACACCAGACGATTGGGATGCTGTTTGGTGGCGAGGTGATTGATCTGGAACATCCCGAGCTGGGGGTGACCGAGGCGGCTCTAACGCCGCTGGGGCAGAAGTTTTTTGGTTCGaggcatcatcaccatcatcatcaacagcagcacagGGCCAGCACCTCGCATGGAAAGGTGGGAAAGAAGGTTTTGAGTCttcagcagcatcaccgtCGCGCGCTTGGCACGACACCAAAGGGGTTTCACGAATTGTTGGTTGACAACCAGGCTTTCGTCAGCCATAATAACGCGATTCTAACCTTTCAGGGTCATCCTGAAAAGGATGCTCGGTGTGCCAagttgagggtgggggatgcGGTTAGGTGGTATAGCCTTGGGAAGAACAGTGTGAGCGAAGGGGAGACCGGGTCGTCAGAGtctgaagaggaagaaagggtGACGATGTTGGGGAAGATCCAGAGGGATATGGAAAGGCAGCACGATGGAGTGGAGGTTTGGGGCAGGGTGTTGGATTGGGTTAGGGAGGGGAGTTCTGGGGCGGGTCATGAAATTCTCCATGGAGGCGGTGTACATTTGTGA
- a CDS encoding hypothetical protein (EggNog:ENOG503P448): MAASTQSMAPAPKAQKKGGFSLPFLYRFFFLLVEPISALVGAYFALFDQETYLRLTHAASAASPIPTSTSIVLSQLGNLYFFFAINEALVLRATSDIVVWRTVLFCLLVGDLGHLYTVKQLGVQIYWDILNWNAIDIGNIPFVYLGATMRIAFLAGIGFSSTKGTKSAKAA; encoded by the coding sequence ATGGCCGCCTCAACTCAGTCAATGGCCCCTGCGCCTAAAGCTCAAAAGAAGGGCGGGTTTTCACTTCCTTTTCTCTACCgattctttttcctccttgtCGAACCCATCTCGGCGCTCGTTGGCGCATATTTTGCCCTCTTCGACCAAGAGACCTACCTCAGGCTCACTCACGCCGCCTCTGCCGCTTCGCCGATCCCGACAAGCACGTCGATTGTACTGTCTCAGCTTGGGAACCTGTATTTCTTCTTTGCTATCAACGAAGCTCTTGTGCTCAGAGCTACATCTGATATCGTCGTGTGGAGGACCGTCCTTTTCTGCCTTCTCGTTGGCGACCTCGGCCACCTGTATACGGTCAAGCAGCTGGGCGTGCAGATCTACTGGGACATCTTAAACTGGAACGCCATTGATATTGGGAACATTCCGTTTGTGTATCTTGGGGCAACCATGAGGATTGCGTTCTTGGCCGGCATTGGTTTCTCGTCGACGAAAGGGACGAAATCAGCGAAGGCAGCATAA
- the RPS7A gene encoding ribosomal protein S7A (EggNog:ENOG503NTZ0; COG:J) produces the protein MSTPQLSKIAANSPSHSKPSELEQAIAGALYDLESNTADLKAALRPLQFTSAREIEVGHGKKAIVIFVPVPSLQGFHRVQQRLTRELEKKFSDRHVLILAARRILPRPKRSTRSRNLQKQKRPRSRTLTAVHDAILTDLVYPVEIVGKRIRTKEDGSKTLKVILDEKERGGVDYRLDTYSEVYKRLTGRGVIFEFPQTGSAEY, from the exons ATGTCTACCCCTCAGCTCAGCAAGATCGCGGCTAACAGCCCTTCGCACTCCAAGCCCTCTGAGCTTGAGCAGGCCATCGCTGGCGCTCTCTACGACCTCGAGAGCAACACTGCTGACCTCAAGGCTGCCCTCCGCCCTCTGCAGTTCACTTCTGCTCGCGAG ATCGAGGTTGGCCACGGCAAGAAGGCTATTGTCATCTTTGTCCCCGTTCCTTCTCTGCAGGGTTTCCACCGTGTCCAGCAGCG CTTGACCCGtgagctcgagaagaagTTCTCCGACCGCCacgtcctcatcctcgctgctCGCCGCAttctcccccgccccaagCGCTCCACCCGCTCCCGCAACCTCCAGAAGCAGAAGCGTCCCCGTTCCCGCACTCTTACCGCTGTCCACGATGCTATCCTGACCGACCTCGTCTACCCCGTCGAGATCGTCGGCAAGCGTATCCGCACCAAGGAGGACGGCTCCAAGACCCTCAAGGTCATCCTTGACGAGAAGGAGCGCGGCGGTGTTGACTACAGACTCGACACCTACTCCGAGGTTTACAAGCGCCTCACCGGCCGTGGTGTCATCTTCGAGTTCCCCCAGACCGGCTCCGCCGAGTACTAG